In Aequorivita sp. H23M31, a single window of DNA contains:
- the uvrC gene encoding excinuclease ABC subunit UvrC, which translates to MANASITLQISTLPDSPGVYQYYDKDDKLLYVGKAKNLKKRVSSYFTKNFDNNKTRVLVKKIATIKHIVVETETDALLLENNLIKNYQPRYNVLLKDDKSYPWICIKNERFPRVFSTRQVIRDGSEYYGPYTSMKTVHILMDLIRGLYPLRTCNYDLSKKNIKEGKFKVCLEYHLGNCLGPCEGLFSEKDYMENIDAIRNIIKGNFKNSLNKFKGQMKRLAEDLKFEEAQRIKEKIDVLENYQSKSTVVNPRINNVDVFSIIADESFAYVNFLQISHGAIIRSHTLELKKKLDESDEDLLLLGIVEMRQRFNSLSKEIYVPFEVDLGEDVKVHVPKLGDKKQILDLSERNAKYFRMERFKQTKIVDPERHEKRIMAQMKKDLRLSEEPRHIECFDNSNIQGSNPVAACVVFKNGKPSKKDYRKFNIKTVVGPDDFASMEEVVYRRYKRLLDEEQPLPQLIIIDGGKGQLSSALKSLDRLGLRGKIAIIGIAKRLEELFYPDDPIPLYLDKKSETLKIIQQLRNEAHRFGITFHRSKRSKQALDTELETIPGVGEKTIITLLGHFKSKKRIASASFEELADIVGESRAKKLVQHFSEK; encoded by the coding sequence ATGGCCAATGCTTCAATAACACTGCAGATTTCCACGCTTCCCGATTCTCCAGGAGTTTATCAATATTATGATAAGGATGATAAATTGCTGTATGTAGGTAAAGCGAAAAATCTTAAAAAACGTGTCTCATCCTATTTTACCAAAAATTTCGATAATAATAAAACAAGGGTCCTGGTAAAAAAGATTGCGACTATCAAGCATATAGTCGTTGAAACGGAGACCGACGCGCTTTTGCTGGAAAACAATCTTATTAAAAATTATCAGCCACGGTATAATGTTCTTTTAAAGGACGATAAAAGTTATCCTTGGATTTGCATTAAGAATGAAAGGTTTCCGCGCGTATTTAGCACCCGTCAGGTTATCCGTGATGGCTCGGAATATTACGGTCCCTACACAAGTATGAAAACCGTCCACATACTTATGGACCTTATAAGGGGTTTATACCCACTTCGCACCTGCAATTATGACCTTTCAAAAAAGAATATAAAAGAAGGAAAATTTAAAGTTTGTTTGGAATACCATTTAGGAAATTGTCTAGGTCCCTGCGAGGGCCTGTTTTCCGAAAAAGATTATATGGAGAACATTGATGCCATAAGGAACATTATAAAAGGGAATTTCAAAAATTCATTGAACAAATTTAAGGGCCAGATGAAAAGATTGGCGGAGGATCTTAAGTTTGAGGAGGCTCAGAGAATCAAAGAAAAGATAGATGTTCTGGAAAACTATCAATCCAAATCAACGGTAGTAAATCCGAGAATCAACAATGTGGATGTTTTCTCTATTATCGCAGACGAAAGTTTTGCTTATGTTAATTTTTTGCAGATTTCGCACGGAGCTATAATTCGGTCGCATACCTTGGAACTTAAGAAGAAATTGGATGAATCTGATGAAGATCTTTTGTTGCTTGGAATCGTAGAAATGCGACAACGTTTCAATTCCCTCTCCAAGGAGATTTACGTTCCTTTTGAAGTTGATCTTGGAGAAGATGTGAAAGTGCATGTTCCGAAACTGGGGGACAAAAAACAAATCCTCGATCTATCGGAAAGGAATGCCAAATACTTCCGAATGGAGCGTTTTAAACAGACCAAGATTGTAGATCCAGAACGGCATGAAAAACGGATTATGGCGCAGATGAAAAAGGATCTCCGTCTTTCCGAGGAACCTAGGCATATTGAATGTTTTGACAATAGTAACATTCAGGGAAGTAATCCTGTAGCAGCGTGTGTTGTATTTAAAAATGGAAAACCAAGCAAAAAGGATTATAGAAAATTCAATATAAAAACGGTGGTTGGACCTGATGATTTCGCTTCTATGGAAGAAGTTGTTTATCGCCGTTACAAAAGATTATTGGATGAGGAGCAACCCTTACCGCAACTTATCATCATTGATGGGGGAAAGGGGCAACTCTCCTCTGCTTTGAAAAGTCTGGATCGATTGGGTTTGCGAGGAAAAATAGCTATAATTGGAATAGCCAAGCGCTTGGAGGAACTATTCTATCCGGACGATCCCATTCCGCTGTATTTGGATAAAAAGAGTGAAACGCTGAAAATTATCCAACAATTGCGTAATGAGGCACACAGATTCGGAATTACCTTTCACCGCAGCAAAAGAAGTAAACAGGCTTTGGATACGGAATTGGAAACAATTCCAGGTGTCGGGGAGAAAACGATTATAACTCTTTTAGGCCATTTTAAAAGTAAAAAACGAATTGCTAGTGCTAGTTTCGAGGAACTAGCCGATATTGTGGGGGAAAGTCGGGCGAAGAAATTAGTTCAACATTTTTCCGAAAAGTGA
- a CDS encoding patatin-like phospholipase family protein, translating into MKMDKILLLVFLLIMGISFSQDKNSDDLKVGLVLSGGGAKGLAHIGALKVIEEAGIRIDYIGGTSMGAIIGALYASGYTATELDSIFMQTDFKMLIQDDIPRGSKTFYEKKESEKYALILPFENFKIGLPSGLSKGQNVYNLLSRLTTHVSSISDFSKLPIPFFCVATNVETGKEVILDHGYLPQAVSASGALPSLFRPVVIDDKVLIDGGVVNNYPVDEVLAKGMDVIIGVDVQDTLRGREGLQSAFQVLVQINNFKTISDMVAKREKTDVYIHPNIEDFSAISFDAGKNIIESGEESANAQLERLEQIAQHQKTSKRERVAFETNDTIVIDDVNIQGNKKYTRSYVVGKLKLRPPVKMSYAEFSEGINNLSATGNFQSINYKLVTDSLGKNQLQIRLRENNSQMFLRFGAHYDNLFRTAALVNITRKRLITNNDIASLDLIAGDNLRYNFEYYIDKGYYWSVGFNSKYHFFQTGVPLSFVDVDFPMLVNIPINEISIKYSDFTNQLYFETPFRRTFLLGAGVEHKYLRYLSETIGTKSNNLPRTIFESTNYYSTYGFLKYDSYDNSFFPTSGAYFSGDFHWYLFANGLNEDFKPFSIAKAKIGYAHKIFDRISVHLTTEGGFKLGGPETTTLDFALGGYGFKEMNNIIPFLGYEAISLRGNTYLKSSITFDYEIFRKNHINVGANIANVGNDLFEKDQWIDRIGYSGFSVGYGLETLLGPMELKYSYSPELKQNTWFVALGYRF; encoded by the coding sequence ATGAAAATGGACAAGATACTTTTACTAGTATTTCTTTTGATTATGGGCATTTCTTTTTCGCAAGATAAGAACAGCGATGATCTTAAAGTGGGGCTAGTATTAAGTGGTGGAGGCGCAAAGGGTCTAGCGCACATAGGAGCATTAAAAGTAATAGAAGAAGCCGGCATTCGTATCGACTACATTGGAGGTACAAGTATGGGTGCCATAATCGGGGCTTTATATGCTTCAGGATATACCGCTACCGAATTGGACAGTATATTTATGCAAACGGATTTTAAAATGCTCATCCAAGATGACATTCCGCGTGGTTCCAAAACCTTTTATGAAAAAAAAGAGTCTGAAAAATACGCCCTCATACTACCATTTGAAAATTTTAAAATTGGCCTTCCCTCTGGACTTTCGAAGGGACAAAATGTTTATAATCTTCTTTCCAGGCTCACCACCCACGTAAGTAGTATTTCAGATTTCAGCAAATTGCCGATTCCGTTTTTTTGCGTCGCCACCAATGTCGAAACCGGTAAGGAGGTAATATTGGATCATGGCTATCTTCCGCAAGCAGTGTCCGCAAGTGGTGCCCTGCCCTCATTGTTTAGACCGGTGGTTATCGATGATAAGGTTTTAATTGATGGTGGGGTTGTAAATAATTATCCCGTAGATGAAGTTCTGGCAAAGGGCATGGATGTAATCATTGGTGTGGACGTTCAGGACACCTTAAGGGGCCGAGAAGGACTGCAATCAGCATTTCAGGTGCTTGTGCAGATCAACAATTTTAAGACCATTAGCGATATGGTGGCAAAACGAGAAAAAACCGATGTGTACATCCATCCAAATATTGAGGATTTTAGCGCTATTTCCTTCGATGCTGGAAAGAATATTATCGAGTCGGGTGAAGAAAGCGCCAATGCCCAGCTGGAGAGGTTGGAGCAGATTGCACAACATCAAAAAACATCTAAAAGGGAAAGGGTTGCTTTTGAGACAAATGATACGATCGTAATAGACGATGTAAATATTCAGGGAAATAAGAAATATACCAGGAGTTATGTTGTAGGAAAACTGAAATTGCGGCCTCCGGTTAAAATGTCCTATGCTGAATTTAGTGAGGGTATAAATAATCTTTCCGCCACTGGAAATTTTCAGAGTATTAATTACAAACTGGTAACTGACTCCTTGGGCAAAAATCAATTACAGATTCGCCTGCGGGAAAACAATTCACAAATGTTCTTGAGGTTCGGAGCTCATTATGACAATCTTTTTAGAACTGCAGCGCTGGTAAATATTACTCGCAAACGTTTAATAACCAATAATGATATTGCGTCTTTAGATCTTATTGCGGGAGACAACCTACGCTATAACTTTGAATACTATATAGATAAGGGATATTATTGGAGTGTAGGATTCAATTCAAAGTATCACTTTTTTCAAACAGGAGTTCCATTAAGTTTCGTGGATGTCGATTTTCCTATGCTGGTTAATATACCTATTAATGAAATTTCCATCAAATACAGCGATTTTACCAATCAATTATATTTTGAAACTCCCTTTAGAAGAACTTTTTTATTGGGAGCTGGGGTGGAGCATAAATATTTACGATACCTTTCAGAAACTATTGGCACCAAAAGTAACAATTTGCCGCGGACTATTTTTGAAAGTACGAATTACTATAGTACGTATGGGTTTTTGAAATATGATAGTTATGACAATAGTTTTTTCCCCACCAGTGGAGCTTATTTTTCGGGGGATTTTCATTGGTATCTATTTGCCAATGGGCTGAATGAGGATTTTAAGCCTTTTTCGATCGCCAAAGCAAAAATAGGGTATGCTCATAAAATTTTCGATCGGATTTCTGTCCATCTTACCACCGAAGGAGGGTTCAAGCTAGGAGGTCCAGAAACTACTACACTTGATTTTGCTTTGGGTGGATACGGTTTTAAGGAAATGAACAACATTATACCCTTTTTGGGATATGAAGCTATATCGCTTCGAGGAAACACTTATCTTAAATCCTCAATAACTTTTGATTATGAGATTTTCAGGAAAAACCATATCAATGTCGGCGCAAATATCGCCAATGTTGGGAATGATCTTTTTGAGAAGGATCAATGGATAGATAGAATTGGATATTCGGGCTTTTCCGTTGGCTATGGCTTGGAAACACTTTTAGGACCCATGGAGCTAAAATATTCTTATTCACCCGAGCTTAAACAAAACACTTGGTTTGTAGCGCTGGGCTACCGTTTTTGA
- a CDS encoding homogentisate 1,2-dioxygenase, which translates to MPFYHKLGKIPPKRHTQFRKPDGSLYSEQLFGTIGFDGMYSNIYHESRPTQVKEIKKQYNVAPKIASSNNMLSLRLDGFGIKPEKDYLDSRKTVLTNSDCSIILAAPQNSLRDYFYKNTDADEVIFIHKGSGKLRTFLGNLDFKYGDYLVIPRGVIYQIDFDTPDNRLFIIDSRQPIYMPKRYRNWFGQLLEHSPYCERDIRKPEELETHNEKGEFLVKVKKNDDIFEMVYATHPFDVVGYDGYNYPYAFSIHDFEPITGRIHQPPPVHQTFETTAMVICSFVPRLYDYHPDSIPAPYNHSNIDSDEVLYYVDGDFMSRNDIKEGQITLHPAGIVHGPHPGAAERSIGKEKTDELAVMVDTFKPLQVTEVGMKLSDGTYYQSWLE; encoded by the coding sequence ATGCCTTTTTATCATAAACTGGGTAAAATACCGCCTAAACGTCACACCCAATTCCGAAAACCGGATGGCAGTCTTTATTCCGAACAATTGTTCGGCACCATTGGTTTCGATGGAATGTACAGCAATATTTATCACGAAAGTAGGCCTACCCAAGTAAAGGAAATCAAAAAACAATATAATGTAGCGCCTAAAATAGCTAGTTCGAACAATATGCTTTCGCTTCGATTGGATGGTTTCGGTATAAAACCTGAGAAGGATTATTTAGACAGCCGGAAAACTGTTCTTACGAATAGTGATTGCAGTATTATACTCGCGGCACCGCAAAATTCATTAAGAGATTATTTTTATAAAAATACCGATGCGGATGAAGTAATTTTTATTCATAAGGGAAGTGGAAAGTTGCGGACCTTCTTAGGGAATCTGGATTTCAAATACGGAGATTATCTGGTAATTCCCAGAGGGGTAATATATCAAATTGATTTTGATACCCCTGATAACCGTCTTTTTATAATAGATTCTCGTCAACCTATATATATGCCGAAGCGATATAGAAATTGGTTCGGGCAATTGTTGGAACATTCTCCATATTGTGAGCGTGATATACGAAAGCCGGAAGAATTGGAAACACACAATGAAAAAGGTGAGTTTTTGGTTAAGGTAAAAAAGAATGACGATATTTTTGAGATGGTTTATGCCACACATCCTTTTGATGTAGTGGGTTATGACGGGTATAATTATCCTTATGCATTTTCCATCCACGATTTTGAACCGATAACCGGACGAATCCATCAACCTCCGCCGGTACACCAAACTTTTGAAACCACAGCTATGGTAATTTGTAGTTTTGTACCGCGCTTGTACGATTATCACCCAGATAGTATTCCCGCACCTTATAATCATAGCAATATTGATAGCGATGAAGTGTTATATTATGTGGACGGAGATTTTATGAGTCGGAATGATATTAAAGAAGGACAGATTACACTTCATCCCGCAGGAATTGTCCACGGACCGCATCCAGGAGCGGCTGAACGAAGTATCGGAAAGGAAAAAACCGATGAGCTAGCTGTTATGGTAGACACCTTTAAGCCTTTACAGGTAACGGAGGTTGGTATGAAACTTTCGGACGGGACCTATTATCAAAGCTGGCTGGAGTAA
- the hppD gene encoding 4-hydroxyphenylpyruvate dioxygenase, translated as MSKEIKSVEYGLEKIFDGAEDFLPLLGTDYVEFYVGNAKQAAHYYKTAFGFQSFAYKGLETGSKDTVSYVLKQDKIRLVLTSPLNSQSPINDHIVKHGDGVKVIALWVDDARSAYEETTKRGAKSYMEPTVEKDDNGEIVRSGIYTYGETVHMFVERKNYSGQFLPGYREWKSEYNPTSTGFKFIDHMVGNVGWGEMNTWVQWYEDVMGFVNFLSFDDKQITTEYSALMSKVMCNGNGRIKFPINEPAKGVKKSQIEEYLDFYEGPGVQHLAVATDDIIKTVADLKSRGVEFLPPPPQAYYDDIPRRLGGHMKIMKEDIRELQRLSILVDADEEGYLLQIFTKPVQDRPTLFFEIIQRMGAKGFGAGNFKALFESIEREQEQRGTL; from the coding sequence ATGAGTAAAGAAATTAAGTCGGTCGAGTATGGCCTTGAAAAGATTTTTGATGGGGCAGAGGATTTTTTGCCTTTGTTGGGGACGGATTATGTAGAATTTTATGTGGGTAATGCCAAGCAGGCTGCACACTATTATAAAACTGCCTTCGGATTTCAGTCCTTTGCTTATAAGGGATTGGAAACTGGTTCTAAGGATACGGTAAGTTATGTATTGAAGCAGGATAAAATTAGGTTGGTTCTTACATCTCCTTTAAATAGCCAATCCCCAATTAACGACCACATTGTAAAACATGGTGATGGTGTTAAGGTGATTGCTTTATGGGTTGATGACGCACGCTCTGCTTATGAGGAAACTACAAAGCGAGGTGCAAAGAGCTATATGGAACCTACCGTAGAAAAGGATGACAATGGTGAAATTGTGCGAAGTGGAATTTATACCTATGGAGAGACAGTCCATATGTTTGTAGAAAGAAAAAATTATAGCGGTCAATTCCTTCCAGGGTATAGAGAGTGGAAATCTGAGTATAATCCCACTTCTACAGGCTTCAAGTTTATTGATCATATGGTGGGGAACGTAGGTTGGGGCGAAATGAACACATGGGTTCAATGGTATGAAGATGTAATGGGGTTTGTGAATTTTCTTTCTTTTGATGACAAACAGATTACCACGGAATATTCTGCTTTGATGAGTAAGGTAATGTGTAATGGAAACGGACGAATCAAATTCCCTATAAACGAACCTGCGAAGGGAGTAAAAAAATCACAGATAGAGGAATATCTTGACTTTTATGAAGGACCTGGTGTACAGCATTTGGCCGTTGCCACCGATGATATAATCAAAACAGTTGCCGATCTAAAATCACGTGGGGTGGAATTTTTGCCACCGCCACCGCAAGCGTACTACGATGATATACCAAGGAGATTAGGCGGCCATATGAAAATTATGAAGGAAGATATCAGAGAACTTCAAAGGCTGTCAATACTAGTTGATGCAGACGAAGAGGGATACCTTTTGCAGATTTTCACAAAACCTGTTCAGGACAGACCCACATTATTTTTCGAGATAATTCAGCGAATGGGAGCGAAGGGGTTTGGTGCCGGAAACTTTAAAGCTCTTTTTGAATCTATTGAGCGTGAGCAGGAACAAAGAGGAACATTGTAG
- a CDS encoding DUF3108 domain-containing protein: MKKILPALLLLLIVSSSFAQNNAYGAGEFFKFRVHYGFVTAGYASLEVKNATLKGKDVYHVRGYGKTVGVSRWFFKVEDDYQSYIDKEKDIPYKFIRKIDEGGYTKDVVVDFDHSSKKATVNDKKHNETSVFSFPKNTQDMISAFYYLRNHLDVEKIKEGDIIEMNMFFDKENFKFQLKFMGRENLSTNFGEIRTLVFRPYVQSGRVFKEKESLTVWISDDENKIPLLVKANLAVGSLKASLIEFKGLQHSFQIIVK, encoded by the coding sequence ATGAAAAAGATACTTCCAGCTTTATTGTTGCTTTTAATTGTTTCATCATCATTTGCCCAAAATAATGCTTATGGAGCCGGAGAGTTTTTTAAGTTCAGGGTACATTATGGGTTTGTAACCGCGGGTTATGCCAGCCTTGAAGTTAAGAATGCCACCTTAAAAGGAAAGGATGTTTATCACGTGCGTGGTTACGGTAAAACCGTAGGCGTTTCCCGGTGGTTTTTTAAAGTTGAGGATGACTATCAATCGTATATTGATAAAGAGAAAGATATTCCTTACAAATTCATTAGAAAAATTGATGAAGGCGGATACACCAAGGATGTTGTAGTGGATTTCGATCACTCATCTAAAAAGGCAACGGTAAACGATAAGAAACACAATGAAACTTCAGTTTTTTCGTTTCCAAAGAATACCCAGGATATGATTTCGGCTTTTTACTATCTCCGAAATCATTTGGATGTAGAGAAAATAAAGGAGGGAGATATAATCGAGATGAATATGTTTTTTGACAAGGAGAATTTCAAATTCCAGTTAAAGTTTATGGGCAGAGAAAATTTGTCAACTAATTTTGGAGAAATTCGAACTCTCGTTTTCCGGCCTTACGTACAATCAGGACGTGTTTTTAAGGAAAAGGAAAGCCTAACCGTTTGGATAAGTGACGACGAAAATAAAATTCCATTATTGGTAAAGGCTAATTTGGCTGTAGGATCTCTTAAGGCTAGTTTAATAGAATTTAAAGGTTTGCAGCACTCCTTCCAAATAATTGTAAAATAA
- a CDS encoding peptidoglycan DD-metalloendopeptidase family protein — protein sequence MKFLSFQKLILAALTISFFTACENQVDDLSESAEIEPVPLIHQYGYILNDFNVVRDTIRKGDTFGDILFANGVSQDKIMEVATKFRDSFDVRKMVVGKPYVLLNAKDSTNITQVFIYEANQVDYAVVDFRDSISINNRQKPVRYEEREASGVITSSLSATMEEQNLSPYMTDQLANIYAWTINFFKLQPGDRFKVVYTEKFIDDTIPAGLKEIKAAYFEHRGKPLYAFKFDSDSDSFEKISGYYDELANNLKRAFLKAPVKFSRISSRYNLNRRIKYYGYQVRPHRGTDFAAPIGTPILATADGVVSKSEYKGGNGNYVKIRHSGTYETQYLHMKARNVKVGQYVSQGDVIGWIGMTGNTSGPHVCYRFWKHGKEVDPFQDDTPFSKPLPDGLHDSYFSVQSLLKEKLDCIVF from the coding sequence TTGAAATTTCTCTCATTCCAAAAATTAATTTTAGCAGCACTTACTATTTCTTTTTTTACAGCTTGTGAAAATCAAGTTGATGATTTATCCGAGTCTGCCGAAATTGAGCCAGTTCCTCTAATACATCAATACGGATATATACTAAACGATTTTAATGTAGTTCGTGATACCATTCGGAAAGGAGATACTTTCGGGGATATTTTATTTGCTAATGGAGTTTCTCAAGACAAAATCATGGAAGTGGCAACCAAATTTCGGGATAGTTTTGATGTAAGGAAAATGGTTGTGGGTAAGCCCTATGTATTACTGAATGCGAAAGATTCCACCAACATCACCCAAGTTTTTATTTATGAAGCGAATCAGGTTGATTATGCTGTGGTTGATTTCCGCGATTCCATTTCTATCAACAATCGCCAAAAACCTGTTCGTTATGAGGAACGGGAAGCTTCAGGAGTAATTACTAGCTCTCTTTCGGCGACTATGGAAGAGCAAAATCTAAGTCCGTATATGACGGACCAATTGGCAAATATTTACGCTTGGACCATTAACTTTTTCAAATTGCAGCCCGGAGATCGTTTTAAGGTAGTTTATACCGAAAAATTTATTGACGATACGATTCCTGCCGGACTGAAAGAAATTAAAGCTGCTTATTTTGAACATCGGGGAAAACCTCTATATGCCTTTAAATTTGATTCCGATTCCGATTCGTTTGAAAAAATCTCTGGTTATTACGATGAGTTGGCCAACAATTTAAAAAGAGCATTTCTTAAGGCGCCTGTAAAGTTCAGTAGAATTTCCTCCCGCTACAATCTAAATCGTAGAATTAAATATTATGGCTATCAAGTGCGGCCACATAGAGGTACTGACTTTGCCGCCCCTATTGGAACTCCCATTTTAGCTACGGCTGATGGCGTAGTGTCAAAATCAGAATATAAGGGCGGCAATGGAAATTATGTTAAAATAAGGCACAGTGGAACTTATGAGACCCAATATCTGCACATGAAAGCTAGGAATGTAAAAGTTGGGCAATACGTGAGCCAAGGAGATGTAATTGGCTGGATCGGTATGACAGGGAATACTAGTGGTCCGCACGTGTGCTACCGATTCTGGAAACATGGAAAGGAAGTTGACCCATTTCAGGATGATACCCCATTTTCAAAACCTTTGCCGGATGGATTGCACGATTCTTATTTCAGTGTGCAGTCTCTTTTGAAAGAGAAGTTAGACTGCATTGTCTTTTAA
- a CDS encoding BspA family leucine-rich repeat surface protein — MKKITRYMFTICTILAFATAVNAQKSGENSVFVSPEMQIQIQKALDNPARTQSQNANRTLTATYVGSFETNGGPFWMENPAVYSGVEAAAFIFGGSPSDYAISTNSNITDPSTITHTAWASTWGVGCEEVAEDYSLDLGDPGYNVPGGLGSATSAFVEDWCMGGQTNYVWLVEPVSSSSFITTWATTAPNQSITIPTTGGGYNYDVNWGDGNTDTGITGNAVHTYASSGTYTVEIQGNFPRIYFDNSGDRLKIKSIEQWGNGTWTSMNSAFAGCENLVSNATDMPNLSSVTDMFGMFAFARNFNGDAQFGNWDVSNVTDMYGMFGGASMFNYPIGNWDVSNVTNMGSMFNGATIFNQDIDGWNVSNVTNMEEMFRTAYAFNQSLNSWNVGNVMNMTAMFNYARNFNGDIGGWDVGQVTSMAGMFGGASVFNQNIGNWNVGNVTNMYRMFDGATQFNQDLNWDVSQVTNMDRMFTTAMEFNGDISGWNVGQVTNMNGMFAYARKFNSPLGNWNVSNVTNMYGMFGGASVFNQDISNWNVGNVKNMAEMFNGATLFNQDLGSWDVSNVTNMKNMFRTAMRFNADISSWNVSKVTNMNRMFYHANRFDQNIGNWNVTKVTDMTGMFSGVTLSTLNYDALLNGWSNLTLKNNVKFHGGNSTYCAGEVARQSIINSYNWTINDGGKDCTPPLRMDLGETVMLSGIALYPNPMGEQMSIMNPDGQKLVSAAIYDLAGRLIKTVDLSNVSSEITLDVSNLSKATYMVIITSQNSSVSKLMVKK, encoded by the coding sequence ATGAAAAAAATTACAAGGTACATGTTTACTATATGTACAATTCTTGCATTTGCCACAGCAGTCAATGCTCAAAAGTCAGGAGAAAATTCTGTTTTTGTATCTCCAGAGATGCAGATTCAAATTCAAAAGGCTTTGGATAATCCGGCAAGAACTCAGTCCCAAAATGCTAACAGAACCTTAACTGCTACTTATGTAGGGTCTTTTGAGACGAATGGGGGCCCTTTTTGGATGGAAAATCCTGCAGTTTATAGTGGTGTGGAAGCAGCAGCTTTTATTTTTGGAGGCAGCCCTTCAGATTATGCGATTTCGACAAACTCGAATATTACTGACCCATCCACTATTACTCATACTGCCTGGGCTTCAACTTGGGGAGTGGGATGCGAAGAGGTAGCTGAAGATTACTCTTTGGATCTTGGAGATCCAGGATATAATGTTCCTGGGGGGTTAGGCAGTGCCACATCCGCATTTGTAGAAGATTGGTGTATGGGTGGCCAAACCAATTATGTGTGGTTGGTTGAACCGGTTTCGTCTAGCTCATTTATAACCACTTGGGCTACCACAGCACCCAACCAGTCAATTACTATTCCAACAACCGGTGGAGGATACAATTATGATGTTAACTGGGGAGATGGTAATACTGACACTGGAATAACCGGAAACGCAGTTCACACTTATGCTTCTTCTGGTACTTACACCGTAGAAATACAAGGAAACTTCCCTCGTATTTACTTCGATAATTCTGGGGATCGTTTAAAAATTAAATCAATTGAACAATGGGGTAACGGTACTTGGACTTCAATGAATTCGGCTTTTGCAGGTTGTGAGAATCTGGTGAGCAATGCAACTGATATGCCAAATCTTTCGTCAGTTACGGATATGTTTGGAATGTTTGCTTTTGCAAGAAATTTCAATGGAGATGCTCAATTTGGTAATTGGGACGTCAGCAATGTAACTGATATGTATGGAATGTTTGGTGGAGCTTCGATGTTTAACTATCCAATTGGAAATTGGGACGTAAGCAATGTTACAAATATGGGTAGTATGTTTAACGGGGCTACCATTTTTAATCAAGATATTGATGGATGGAACGTGAGTAATGTAACTAATATGGAAGAAATGTTTAGAACTGCCTACGCCTTTAATCAATCATTAAACAGCTGGAATGTAGGAAATGTAATGAATATGACGGCTATGTTTAACTATGCGAGGAATTTTAACGGAGATATAGGTGGTTGGGATGTAGGACAAGTTACATCTATGGCTGGTATGTTTGGTGGAGCGTCAGTATTTAATCAAAATATTGGTAACTGGAATGTGGGCAATGTAACCAACATGTACCGTATGTTTGATGGAGCAACCCAGTTTAATCAAGATTTAAATTGGGACGTCAGTCAGGTAACTAATATGGATAGAATGTTCACTACTGCAATGGAGTTTAATGGAGATATTAGTGGATGGAACGTGGGTCAAGTTACTAACATGAATGGAATGTTTGCATATGCTAGAAAATTTAATAGTCCACTTGGAAATTGGAATGTTAGTAATGTAACCAATATGTACGGTATGTTTGGTGGTGCATCAGTGTTCAATCAAGATATTAGCAATTGGAATGTGGGCAACGTGAAAAATATGGCCGAAATGTTTAATGGTGCTACACTTTTCAACCAAGACTTAGGATCCTGGGATGTTAGTAATGTTACCAATATGAAAAACATGTTCAGAACGGCTATGAGATTCAATGCTGACATTAGTAGTTGGAACGTGAGTAAAGTTACTAACATGAATCGTATGTTTTATCATGCCAATAGATTCGATCAAAATATTGGAAATTGGAATGTTACGAAAGTAACAGATATGACTGGTATGTTTTCCGGAGTGACTCTTTCCACATTAAATTATGATGCGCTATTGAATGGCTGGAGCAATCTTACATTGAAAAACAATGTTAAGTTCCACGGTGGTAATAGCACATATTGTGCTGGTGAAGTTGCGAGACAGAGCATAATTAACTCATATAACTGGACAATTAATGATGGAGGAAAGGACTGTACTCCTCCACTAAGAATGGATCTGGGTGAAACTGTAATGTTATCTGGAATCGCTCTTTATCCTAACCCAATGGGTGAGCAAATGAGTATAATGAATCCTGATGGACAAAAATTGGTGAGTGCAGCTATTTATGATCTTGCAGGAAGACTTATCAAAACTGTAGATCTTAGCAATGTTTCCTCAGAAATAACATTAGATGTTTCCAATCTTTCTAAAGCTACTTATATGGTTATAATTACTAGCCAAAACAGTAGCGTTTCCAAATTAATGGTTAAAAAATAA